GTGGTCGGGCATGTCCTGCGGAATCCGGCCGCGCTGCTTGAGGAACCTGCAAAAACTCTCGAGCTGCTCGGGAAGCCGGTGGTTGTCCTCGCGGCCCAGCCCGATGTTGAGATACGCGCCCTTGCGGAAACACCAGCCGTAGCCCTTGAGGTCGCGGCAAAAATAAAGTTCGGGCGTGTCAGCCTTCGCCTTGCAATCGCGGGTTTGCTCAGGCGTCATTTCGAACTCGATTTCCTTGGCCACGACCGCCGGTTCGTCCTTGCCGATGCTCGCACCCATGAAGCGTGCCACCGGGCAGAAGTGCCCGCCCGCGCCGACGACCAGCGGCGCGGAGACGGAGTCATTGACGATCCAGTTGTCGCCCTCACGCCGAATCGATTTGAGCGATTCGCCTTGCCGCAAACGCGCGCCTGATCGCTTCAGCAGATAGTCGTCCAATTCGCAGCGGCGGATGCCATAGCTGACCGTGGAGAGGTACTTGGTCTCCACTTCACGGCCTTCGATCAAGCCGGTGCGGAAAGCCGTGATCGGCTGCAGCAGATGCTTCGCTGCATAGTCCGCGAGGTCCAGTTCCAATTCCTGTGCCACCGCGGGTGTGATCCATCCGGCGCAAACCTTGTCGCGCGGGAAGGTCGCCTTGTCCATCACCACCACATCCATGCCTTGCCGGCGCAATTGCCACGCGCAGCTCGAGCCCGCGGGCCCGCCACCCACGATGAGCACGTCACAGCGTTCCAATGGAGTCCTT
This portion of the Planctomycetota bacterium genome encodes:
- a CDS encoding NAD(P)/FAD-dependent oxidoreductase encodes the protein MERCDVLIVGGGPAGSSCAWQLRRQGMDVVVMDKATFPRDKVCAGWITPAVAQELELDLADYAAKHLLQPITAFRTGLIEGREVETKYLSTVSYGIRRCELDDYLLKRSGARLRQGESLKSIRREGDNWIVNDSVSAPLVVGAGGHFCPVARFMGASIGKDEPAVVAKEIEFEMTPEQTRDCKAKADTPELYFCRDLKGYGWCFRKGAYLNIGLGREDNHRLPEQLESFCRFLKQRGRIPQDMPDHFHGHAYLLHGHSVRKQIDDGLLLVGDAAGLAYPQSGEGIRPAVESGLMAAETIVAANGDYRQEKLQMYADKLRERFGKGATSSGAGPAFLRNSIAGFLLGTKWFTRHVVLDRWFLHANQAALQPA